The Sandaracinaceae bacterium genome has a window encoding:
- a CDS encoding exodeoxyribonuclease V subunit gamma yields the protein MIHLTYSNRTEALLDALVRRLDARREAGADPLEPTWIVVPNRNVERYVELGVAARLGVAANLRFERLAGFVRGWLGASLLLDDAILARVLRGLLDAPLLADPVMGPVRRYLAGAGDAPDAVDLRRAQLALHVARLFEEYGFSRPELLAAWTAGEARFGGTPHAESEAWQRALFHFTRIHPASEGMRTLDEALEEAGPPPASEVQVFGLSYVARIFSRLFAELSERCALRLYALNPCEEFWEDLETDGELRRRRRRTSGAEPDWLFEDEDPFQLSVDTETPLLRLWGRPGREHVRLLDALTECDFSPAFLDPLRHREGQEEAEDALPLFRELSAPTLLEHIQHDILSRAPRRERPTREVKDESVQVFACPSIRREVETVAAEIWSIVERTPDLSFDRVAVLVNGPDRDLYLPHITAVFEEAHQIPFNVTDLSLSSVSPLLEGALRLVDLPTTRFTRPDVLGVVTHPAVRARTPEIDAHQWVELVDRLGIFHGLDRAAHAGTYVGDDDLLSWEQGLTRVALGAFASGARSGDERFIDIDGRRYLPEEPVLGERGDAQLALLLRSLMSDVRFAREAELSLSEWSRFLGALLQSYLTPIDDREETALRRALTTVAELAALDLDGATMRYPVAHELAMRRLEELGGGRGQHLADGVVVSSLMPMRAIPFRVIFVLGLGEGRFPAADRRDSMDLRAARRQAGDVTPPERDRYTFLETLLCARERLYLSYVARDEHTGDALAPSTVVEELLDVIDEGYLQGARGRIVLRPALKRHEAEGIARVLPQAGAEHRARRLGDALRQSLSEDGRGEALAAAGVAEATRRVVRDPALAEVLGLASIPERRRSDRGARTLRLSLSALRKFLECPLQGWTRTVLRLEEDELHAGEAAADEPFAPSILDSTVTLRGAFVDGALGRGAMREMYAARIARQQAHGRWPLGAIAHIEAARHFEILDRWQTAWDALGPAEEIARLRFGAAQAAEESERIADPIVVTFEDDPREPGSGRPLRVELVGRTELLRLGDVRASVTPLVRRTPGERGQVNELRHALRAFFDHAALSASGAPPTRHVAAQLYGDRDGAGPVQIGFRPLAAEDAAAWLKSLVRELLGRPHAYLLPVEAVLRLADRLDDVRGEQLVDSVVFVSERWNGGQSRYGPVRDALAHAPPPPGEAEDFLERRFALPLRSREGAR from the coding sequence ATGATTCACCTCACCTACTCCAACCGGACCGAGGCGCTGCTCGACGCGCTGGTGCGGCGGCTCGACGCGCGCCGGGAGGCGGGCGCGGACCCGCTGGAGCCGACGTGGATCGTGGTGCCGAACCGGAACGTGGAGCGGTACGTGGAGCTGGGCGTGGCGGCGCGCCTCGGGGTCGCGGCCAACCTGCGGTTCGAGCGGCTGGCCGGCTTCGTGCGCGGGTGGCTCGGAGCGTCGCTGCTCCTGGACGACGCCATCCTGGCCCGGGTGCTCCGAGGGCTGCTCGACGCGCCGCTCCTCGCCGACCCGGTCATGGGCCCGGTGCGGCGCTACCTCGCGGGCGCGGGGGACGCGCCGGACGCGGTCGATCTCCGGCGCGCGCAGCTCGCGCTCCACGTCGCGCGCCTCTTCGAGGAGTACGGCTTCTCGCGGCCGGAGCTGCTCGCGGCGTGGACGGCGGGAGAGGCGCGCTTCGGCGGCACGCCGCACGCGGAGAGCGAGGCCTGGCAGCGAGCGCTCTTCCACTTCACGCGCATCCACCCGGCCAGCGAGGGCATGCGCACGCTGGACGAGGCGCTCGAGGAGGCGGGCCCGCCGCCCGCGTCGGAGGTGCAGGTCTTCGGCCTCTCCTACGTCGCGCGCATCTTCTCGCGTCTCTTCGCCGAGCTGTCCGAGCGCTGCGCGCTGCGCCTCTACGCGCTCAACCCGTGCGAGGAGTTCTGGGAGGACCTCGAGACGGACGGGGAGCTCCGGCGCCGGCGGCGGCGCACGAGCGGCGCGGAGCCCGACTGGCTCTTCGAGGACGAGGACCCGTTCCAGCTCTCGGTCGACACGGAGACCCCGCTGCTCCGCCTGTGGGGGCGGCCCGGCCGCGAGCACGTCCGGCTGCTCGACGCGCTGACCGAGTGCGACTTCAGCCCGGCCTTTCTGGATCCTCTGCGCCACCGCGAGGGGCAGGAGGAGGCGGAGGACGCGCTGCCGCTCTTCCGGGAGCTGAGCGCGCCGACGCTGCTCGAGCACATCCAGCACGACATCCTGTCTCGCGCGCCGCGCCGCGAGCGCCCCACCCGCGAGGTCAAGGACGAGAGCGTGCAGGTCTTCGCCTGCCCGAGCATCCGGCGCGAGGTCGAGACGGTGGCGGCGGAGATCTGGTCCATCGTCGAGCGCACGCCCGACCTGAGCTTCGACCGCGTGGCCGTGCTGGTGAACGGCCCCGATCGCGACCTCTACCTCCCGCACATCACGGCGGTGTTCGAGGAGGCGCACCAGATCCCCTTCAACGTGACGGATCTGTCGCTCTCGTCGGTCAGCCCGCTGCTCGAGGGCGCGCTCCGGCTCGTCGACCTCCCCACCACGCGCTTCACCCGCCCGGACGTGCTCGGCGTGGTGACCCACCCCGCGGTCCGCGCGCGCACGCCCGAGATCGACGCGCACCAGTGGGTGGAGCTGGTCGATCGGCTCGGCATCTTTCACGGCCTCGACAGAGCAGCGCACGCCGGCACCTACGTGGGCGACGACGATCTCCTCTCCTGGGAGCAGGGGCTGACCCGCGTGGCCCTTGGCGCGTTCGCGTCGGGGGCGCGCAGCGGAGACGAGCGCTTCATCGACATCGACGGGCGCCGCTACCTGCCCGAGGAGCCCGTGCTGGGTGAGCGCGGCGACGCGCAGCTCGCGCTGCTCCTCCGCTCGCTGATGAGCGACGTGCGCTTCGCGCGCGAGGCGGAGCTGAGCCTGAGCGAGTGGTCGCGCTTCCTCGGCGCGCTCTTGCAATCTTATCTGACGCCCATCGACGACCGCGAGGAGACGGCGCTGCGGCGCGCGCTCACCACGGTCGCGGAGCTGGCCGCGCTGGACCTGGACGGCGCCACGATGCGCTACCCGGTCGCGCACGAGCTGGCGATGCGGCGGCTCGAGGAGCTGGGCGGCGGGCGCGGGCAGCACCTCGCGGACGGCGTGGTGGTCTCCTCCCTCATGCCGATGCGCGCCATCCCGTTCCGGGTGATCTTCGTGCTCGGCCTCGGCGAGGGGCGCTTCCCCGCGGCGGACCGGCGCGACTCGATGGATCTGCGCGCCGCGCGCCGTCAGGCCGGCGACGTCACCCCGCCCGAGCGGGATCGCTACACCTTCCTCGAGACCCTGCTCTGCGCGCGCGAGCGGCTCTACCTCTCCTACGTCGCGCGGGACGAGCACACGGGGGACGCGCTCGCGCCGTCGACGGTGGTGGAGGAGCTGCTCGACGTGATCGACGAGGGCTACCTCCAGGGCGCGCGCGGCCGCATCGTGCTGCGCCCCGCGCTCAAGCGACACGAGGCGGAGGGCATCGCGCGCGTGCTGCCGCAGGCGGGGGCCGAGCACCGCGCGCGGCGGCTCGGCGACGCGCTGCGGCAGAGCCTGAGCGAAGACGGGCGCGGGGAGGCGCTCGCGGCGGCCGGCGTCGCCGAGGCCACTCGCCGGGTGGTGCGCGACCCCGCCCTCGCCGAGGTGCTCGGCCTCGCGTCGATCCCCGAGCGCCGCCGGAGCGACCGCGGCGCGCGGACCTTACGCCTCTCGCTCTCGGCGCTGCGGAAGTTCCTCGAGTGCCCTCTCCAGGGCTGGACCCGCACGGTGCTGCGGCTCGAGGAAGACGAGCTGCACGCGGGGGAGGCGGCGGCGGATGAGCCGTTCGCGCCGTCCATCCTCGACTCCACCGTCACCCTGCGCGGCGCCTTCGTGGACGGAGCGCTGGGGCGCGGCGCGATGCGCGAGATGTACGCCGCGCGCATCGCCCGACAGCAAGCGCACGGCCGCTGGCCGCTCGGCGCGATCGCGCACATCGAGGCGGCGCGGCACTTCGAGATCCTCGATCGCTGGCAGACCGCGTGGGACGCGCTCGGTCCGGCCGAGGAGATCGCGCGGCTCCGCTTCGGCGCGGCCCAGGCGGCGGAGGAGAGCGAGCGCATCGCGGACCCCATCGTGGTGACCTTCGAGGACGACCCCCGCGAGCCGGGCAGCGGCCGCCCGCTGCGCGTGGAGCTGGTCGGGCGCACGGAGCTGCTCCGGCTCGGCGACGTGCGCGCGTCGGTCACCCCGCTCGTCCGGCGCACCCCGGGAGAGCGCGGGCAGGTCAACGAGCTCCGCCACGCGCTGCGCGCCTTCTTCGATCACGCGGCCCTCTCCGCGAGCGGCGCGCCGCCCACCCGTCACGTGGCGGCCCAGCTCTACGGAGACCGCGACGGCGCGGGCCCCGTCCAGATCGGCTTCCGCCCGCTCGCGGCCGAGGACGCGGCGGCCTGGCTGAAGAGCCTGGTGCGCGAGCTGCTCGGGCGACCGCACGCGTATCTGCTCCCCGTCGAGGCCGTGCTGCGCCTCGCCGATCGGCTCGACGACGTCCGCGGCGAGCAGCTGGTGGACTCGGTCGTCTTCGTGTCCGAGCGCTGGAACGGCGGGCAGTCGCGCTACGGCCCCGTCCGGGACGCGCTCGCGCACGCGCCGCCGCCGCCCGGAGAGGCGGAGGACTTTCTGGAGCGCCGCTTCGCGCTGCCGCTCCGCAGCCGGGAGGGCGCGCGATGA
- a CDS encoding EAL domain-containing protein encodes MVTDRRERRRKRPYLEHYPEKGKPAQRVVLHRLPFTIGRSSEADHTVYSQQVSSFHAEIVARGEGFSVRDLGSTNGTFVNGDKVDEAPLKPGDILHVAHEELRFGIGRTRSAPEVTLTSVDDRQQQIIRESNDLGRILAARALYPVYQPIVQLTDGAVVGYESLARIDPQRGGDYGVGDILRIASERGYGAQLSRMMREVSLENLPQGPGRVFFNLHRLEMDEPEHLADSFRAMAAGMGPDQTAVLEIHEGAVTDLGKMASIRNQLRSLGVGLAYDDFGAGQSRLMELVDVPPDIIKLDMALIRDIDRHAKRRDLVKALVAVMRAMEVEVLAEGIEREGEAQVCLEIGCQLGQGYYWGKPAPLR; translated from the coding sequence TTGGTCACCGATCGCAGAGAGCGGCGGCGGAAGCGGCCCTATCTGGAGCACTACCCCGAGAAGGGGAAGCCCGCCCAGCGGGTCGTGCTGCATCGGCTCCCCTTCACCATCGGGCGCAGCTCCGAGGCCGATCACACCGTCTACTCGCAGCAGGTCTCGAGCTTCCACGCCGAGATCGTCGCCCGGGGGGAGGGCTTCTCGGTGCGCGACCTCGGCAGCACGAACGGCACCTTCGTCAACGGCGACAAGGTCGACGAGGCGCCCCTGAAGCCGGGTGACATCCTGCACGTGGCCCACGAGGAGCTGCGGTTCGGGATCGGCCGGACCCGGAGCGCGCCCGAGGTCACGCTCACCTCGGTCGACGACCGGCAGCAGCAGATCATCCGCGAGTCGAACGATCTGGGGCGCATCCTCGCCGCGCGCGCGCTCTACCCCGTCTACCAGCCCATCGTGCAGCTCACCGACGGCGCGGTGGTCGGCTACGAGAGCCTCGCGCGCATCGATCCGCAGCGCGGCGGCGACTACGGGGTGGGCGACATCCTCCGCATCGCGAGCGAGCGTGGGTACGGCGCGCAGCTTTCACGCATGATGCGAGAGGTCTCGCTCGAGAACCTGCCCCAGGGTCCCGGCCGCGTCTTCTTCAACCTCCACCGCCTCGAGATGGACGAGCCCGAGCACCTCGCCGACAGCTTCCGCGCGATGGCGGCGGGCATGGGCCCCGACCAGACGGCGGTGCTCGAGATCCACGAGGGCGCGGTCACGGATCTCGGGAAGATGGCCAGCATCCGCAACCAGCTGCGCTCGCTCGGGGTCGGGCTCGCGTACGACGACTTCGGCGCCGGTCAGTCACGCCTCATGGAGCTGGTGGACGTCCCGCCCGACATCATCAAGCTCGACATGGCGCTCATCCGAGACATCGATCGGCACGCCAAGCGCCGCGATCTGGTCAAGGCGCTCGTGGCCGTGATGCGCGCGATGGAGGTCGAGGTCCTCGCCGAGGGCATCGAGCGCGAGGGCGAGGCGCAGGTCTGCCTCGAGATCGGCTGCCAGCTCGGCCAGGGCTACTACTGGGGCAAGCCCGCGCCCCTGCGGTAG
- a CDS encoding TetR/AcrR family transcriptional regulator, whose protein sequence is MNAATKQGYHHGALRKALVDVAAEVAATEGREKLSLRQLARRVGVTHAAVYRHFKNKDALLAAVADQGFASLDEAMESALGEVRGGTPRDRFRALGVAYVRFAVAQPTLFHLMFRRETVTSESGELQLPDTAKRPFMRVAMQVGSMLAETGSPRNPQLVALTLWSAMHGFAALWIQGPMEIQSGETDPEPLVEHMASLLECVVA, encoded by the coding sequence ATGAACGCAGCGACCAAGCAGGGATACCATCACGGCGCGCTGAGGAAAGCGCTCGTCGACGTCGCGGCCGAGGTCGCCGCCACCGAAGGCCGTGAGAAGCTGAGCCTCCGTCAGCTCGCGAGGCGCGTCGGGGTGACGCACGCCGCGGTCTACCGACACTTCAAGAACAAGGACGCGCTGCTCGCCGCCGTCGCCGACCAGGGCTTCGCGTCTCTCGACGAAGCGATGGAGTCGGCGCTCGGCGAGGTGAGAGGCGGGACGCCGCGCGACCGGTTCCGCGCGCTCGGGGTGGCGTACGTTCGATTCGCCGTCGCCCAACCCACGCTCTTTCACCTGATGTTCCGACGCGAGACGGTGACCAGCGAGAGCGGCGAGCTGCAGCTGCCGGACACGGCCAAGCGGCCGTTCATGCGGGTGGCGATGCAGGTGGGGTCCATGCTCGCCGAGACGGGCTCGCCCCGGAACCCGCAGCTCGTCGCGCTGACGCTGTGGTCGGCGATGCACGGCTTCGCGGCGCTGTGGATCCAGGGACCGATGGAGATCCAGAGCGGCGAGACCGATCCCGAGCCCCTGGTCGAGCACATGGCCTCGCTCCTCGAGTGCGTCGTCGCCTGA
- a CDS encoding M23 family metallopeptidase, translating to MTRALFVGIALLVAAPASAQLSPLRPDPLRPHALTPSEGDECRARERGRDGAIALARVCDGPRRVPIPSPEEEARAERLGVGSRVAADRLRIGRAHDEWMAELEGVPHRDDLLWPVARGLFSRGFGRVRRREINHRPHDGVDIVAEEGETIRAARDGLVIYADNGVSGYGNLLIVLHPDGTATFYAHCRAIWVTPGQRVARGQGVAEVGATGRAVRPHLHFEWRRWGRALDPMPRFVERPAVESVRPDDLRVEDGERFAPPPPNVRAPAGRRRESVELHRQGGSQTEEEGRGSRGDGPEARRGRGHVAEVAPVEGLARGREETDEGGAGEAVPRPTAEAGREEARQAREGAGGRPTERDAPG from the coding sequence ATGACCCGCGCGCTCTTCGTCGGCATCGCTCTCCTGGTCGCGGCGCCCGCGTCGGCGCAGCTGTCTCCGCTCCGGCCCGACCCGCTGCGCCCACACGCGCTCACTCCGTCGGAGGGGGACGAGTGCCGCGCGCGCGAGCGAGGCCGTGACGGCGCGATCGCGCTGGCCCGGGTGTGTGATGGGCCGCGCCGCGTTCCGATCCCGAGCCCCGAGGAGGAGGCGCGCGCCGAGCGGCTCGGGGTGGGCTCACGGGTCGCGGCGGACCGTCTCCGGATCGGTCGCGCGCACGACGAATGGATGGCGGAGCTCGAAGGCGTGCCCCACCGCGACGATCTCCTCTGGCCCGTCGCACGAGGGCTCTTCAGCCGCGGCTTCGGGCGCGTGCGCCGCCGCGAGATCAACCACCGGCCTCACGACGGAGTCGACATCGTGGCCGAGGAGGGCGAGACGATCCGCGCCGCGCGCGACGGGCTGGTGATCTACGCGGACAACGGCGTCAGCGGCTACGGGAACCTGCTGATCGTCCTGCACCCGGACGGGACGGCGACGTTCTACGCGCACTGCCGCGCGATCTGGGTGACGCCCGGGCAGCGCGTCGCGCGCGGGCAGGGGGTGGCCGAGGTCGGCGCGACGGGACGCGCCGTCAGACCGCACCTGCACTTCGAGTGGCGGCGCTGGGGGCGGGCCCTCGACCCGATGCCGCGCTTCGTGGAGCGACCCGCGGTCGAGAGCGTGCGCCCCGACGACCTGCGCGTGGAGGACGGGGAGCGCTTCGCGCCGCCGCCGCCTAACGTGCGCGCACCCGCGGGGAGACGGCGGGAGTCGGTCGAGCTACACCGCCAGGGTGGCTCGCAAACGGAAGAAGAAGGGCGAGGATCGCGAGGAGACGGCCCCGAAGCTCGGCGGGGACGTGGGCACGTCGCTGAAGTCGCTCCTGTCGAAGGTCTCGCTCGAGGAAGAGAAGAAACCGACGAAGGCGGCGCAGGGGAAGCCGTCCCGCGCCCAACCGCCGAAGCCGGCCGCGAAGAAGCCCGCCAAGCAAGAGAAGGCGCAGGCGGCCGACCGACCGAGCGCGACGCTCCGGGGTGA